In Bacillus sp. SB49, a single window of DNA contains:
- a CDS encoding acetylornithine transaminase produces the protein MSLFPTYNRFPLTIVSGKGTKVMDDQGKEYLDFVSGIAVCNLGHRPDKVEAAVKEQMEQVWHVSNLYQIPVQERAAELLVSKTDLDHVFFCNSGAEANEAAIKLARKHTGREKIITFKQSFHGRTFATMSATGQAKIHDGFGSLLPTFNYYPYNDVEAIEEVHDGHVAAIMVEVIQGEGGVVPGTKEFLKAVEAKCDELGALLIIDEVQTGIGRTGRPFAYQHYDLNPDIVTSAKGLGSGFPVGAMLGKAELVETFTAGVHGSTFGGNPLASAAVKATLETIFNDSFLEDVTEKGRLFKQKLVSELSSVDYVKEVRGEGLMLGIALDTEAIQLVHALRESGLLTVLAGPNVLRLLPPLTVSEEEIDQAVALLGEVLKKHEQELQKA, from the coding sequence ATGAGCTTATTTCCTACCTACAATCGGTTTCCGTTGACGATCGTCTCCGGAAAGGGAACGAAAGTAATGGATGATCAAGGGAAGGAATACCTCGATTTCGTTTCCGGAATCGCCGTATGTAATCTTGGTCACCGGCCGGACAAAGTGGAAGCTGCAGTGAAAGAACAAATGGAGCAGGTTTGGCATGTCTCAAACCTTTATCAGATCCCTGTGCAGGAGCGGGCAGCGGAGCTTTTAGTTTCAAAGACCGATCTGGATCATGTCTTCTTTTGTAATAGTGGAGCAGAAGCGAATGAAGCGGCCATTAAGTTGGCACGTAAACACACTGGAAGAGAAAAGATCATTACATTTAAGCAGTCCTTCCACGGAAGGACATTTGCAACGATGAGTGCAACGGGGCAGGCGAAAATCCACGACGGGTTTGGTTCCTTGCTGCCTACCTTTAACTACTATCCATACAATGATGTGGAGGCTATTGAAGAGGTTCATGACGGCCATGTTGCTGCGATCATGGTCGAAGTCATCCAAGGGGAAGGCGGCGTCGTCCCGGGTACGAAGGAGTTCCTGAAAGCTGTCGAAGCGAAGTGTGACGAGCTCGGTGCTTTGCTGATCATTGATGAAGTGCAGACGGGAATCGGCAGGACAGGTCGACCGTTCGCGTATCAGCATTATGATCTGAATCCCGATATCGTTACTTCTGCAAAAGGTCTCGGCAGTGGTTTTCCTGTAGGAGCCATGCTTGGAAAGGCAGAGCTCGTGGAAACATTCACAGCTGGTGTCCATGGTTCGACTTTTGGTGGGAACCCGTTGGCTTCTGCCGCAGTGAAAGCGACGCTCGAAACAATTTTCAATGATTCCTTCCTCGAAGATGTGACAGAGAAAGGGCGCTTATTCAAGCAAAAGCTTGTGTCTGAGCTATCTTCTGTCGATTACGTGAAGGAAGTGAGGGGCGAAGGATTGATGCTTGGGATTGCACTGGATACGGAAGCAATCCAGCTCGTACATGCTTTAAGGGAGAGTGGATTATTGACAGTCCTTGCTGGTCCTAATGTTCTTCGGCTTTTACCGCCTCTGACAGTTTCAGAAGAGGAGATCGATCAGGCGGTTGCGCTTTTGGGCGAAGTATTAAAGAAACATGAGCAGGAACTTCAAAAAGCTTAA
- the argB gene encoding acetylglutamate kinase yields the protein MTTSKSMQATEHKPVIVVKLGGSMTDQLTDEFYQSFRSVLAHYHCIIVHGGGPAINRMLEQLKIEGEFYNGLRKTTAPTMAVVEMVLGGQVSAQITGSLAAQGISAIGVKGSEADLLTCSFVDEKNLGYVGEVEAVEPGVLNHILEGGYLPVVAPFGKTSDGVTVNVNADMAAGAIARAVGAKKLLYVTDVPGILINGSLLDATTPEEIESMIEDGSIYGGMIPKVKSAVEALSDDLEEVLIVSGETALMEHGTIKGTSISEKRKEKVK from the coding sequence ATGACTACATCAAAATCAATGCAAGCTACAGAACATAAACCGGTGATTGTCGTCAAGCTTGGCGGCAGTATGACAGACCAGCTTACGGACGAATTCTATCAAAGCTTCCGGTCAGTGCTAGCACACTATCACTGCATTATCGTCCACGGCGGCGGCCCGGCTATCAACAGAATGTTGGAACAGTTGAAAATAGAAGGTGAATTCTACAATGGTCTGCGTAAAACGACCGCTCCGACGATGGCTGTCGTCGAGATGGTGCTGGGTGGTCAGGTGAGTGCACAGATTACAGGAAGCTTAGCCGCACAGGGTATATCTGCAATCGGAGTCAAAGGATCAGAAGCGGATTTATTAACCTGCAGCTTCGTAGATGAAAAAAACCTTGGCTACGTTGGTGAGGTAGAAGCAGTAGAACCAGGAGTGCTGAACCATATTCTCGAAGGAGGGTATCTTCCTGTTGTAGCCCCGTTCGGTAAAACATCGGATGGAGTGACGGTAAATGTCAATGCTGACATGGCGGCAGGAGCAATTGCACGTGCAGTCGGAGCGAAGAAGCTGCTGTATGTGACGGATGTTCCCGGTATTCTTATTAATGGCTCTCTATTGGACGCAACGACGCCGGAAGAGATAGAAAGTATGATCGAAGACGGTTCCATTTATGGTGGTATGATTCCTAAAGTGAAATCCGCTGTCGAAGCACTGTCCGACGATTTGGAAGAGGTTTTGATCGTTAGTGGAGAGACAGCACTGATGGAACATGGAACGATAAAAGGGACGTCGATTTCAGAGAAACGAAAGGAGAAAGTCAAATGA
- the argJ gene encoding bifunctional ornithine acetyltransferase/N-acetylglutamate synthase, producing the protein MIEAKNVHQIEKLEKGSIVTPKGFTAGGVHCGLRYRRKDFGLLMSETPASIAAVYTQSHFQAPPLKVTQESIAKGGKIQAIAINSAIANACTGEEGMANAYEMRDLIASRFEIPNEYVAVASTGVIGEQLPMDKIAEGSRTVELSEQGSGDFQEAILTTDTCQKHTCYQVQIDGVTVTIAGAAKGSGMIHPNMATMLGFITTDAVIDTADMQAALSHTIDKSFNQITVDGETSTNDMVLALANGKAGHEPLNTDHPDWEAFQAALQLVCEDLAKQIARDGEGATKLIEVNVTGAKSDHEARIIAKKVVGSSLVKTAVYGRDANWGRIVSAIGHSEATLDPNECDIHMEDQLVFSKGTACAFSEEKAAEDLENEKVTIGIKLGVGEGTGTAWGCDLTYDYIKINASYRT; encoded by the coding sequence TTGATAGAAGCGAAGAACGTACATCAAATTGAAAAACTAGAAAAAGGGTCAATCGTGACGCCGAAAGGCTTTACAGCGGGAGGGGTGCATTGCGGCCTCCGATATCGCAGGAAGGATTTCGGTTTGCTGATGAGTGAGACTCCAGCCTCCATCGCGGCTGTTTATACGCAGAGTCACTTTCAGGCTCCACCTCTGAAGGTCACACAGGAGAGTATCGCTAAGGGCGGAAAGATTCAAGCCATTGCAATCAACAGTGCTATTGCCAACGCTTGTACTGGAGAAGAGGGTATGGCCAACGCCTACGAGATGCGTGACCTCATCGCTTCTAGATTCGAGATCCCTAATGAATACGTGGCGGTCGCTTCTACGGGTGTCATCGGGGAACAGCTTCCGATGGATAAGATTGCGGAAGGTAGCCGGACTGTAGAACTCAGCGAGCAAGGCAGCGGGGATTTCCAGGAGGCTATCCTCACTACAGATACATGTCAAAAGCATACATGTTATCAAGTGCAGATCGACGGAGTCACAGTCACGATCGCCGGTGCAGCAAAAGGTTCCGGTATGATCCATCCGAATATGGCTACTATGCTGGGCTTCATAACAACAGACGCTGTCATTGATACGGCCGATATGCAGGCTGCCCTGAGCCATACGATTGATAAGTCATTCAACCAGATCACCGTAGACGGCGAGACGTCTACGAATGACATGGTGCTTGCGCTTGCAAACGGAAAGGCAGGCCACGAACCGTTAAATACAGATCATCCGGACTGGGAAGCATTTCAAGCAGCCCTTCAGCTCGTCTGTGAAGACTTGGCTAAGCAGATCGCCCGGGACGGAGAGGGTGCCACGAAGCTGATTGAAGTAAATGTTACCGGTGCTAAATCCGACCATGAAGCTCGAATTATCGCCAAGAAAGTCGTCGGTTCCAGTCTTGTCAAAACGGCTGTTTACGGTAGGGATGCCAACTGGGGACGTATTGTAAGTGCAATTGGTCACAGTGAAGCAACGCTTGATCCGAATGAATGCGATATTCATATGGAAGACCAACTCGTATTCAGTAAAGGTACGGCATGTGCCTTCTCTGAAGAGAAAGCAGCAGAAGACCTGGAGAATGAAAAGGTGACAATCGGCATCAAGCTTGGCGTAGGGGAAGGTACCGGCACAGCTTGGGGGTGTGACTTGACTTATGACTACATCAAAATCAATGCAAGCTACAGAACATAA
- the argC gene encoding N-acetyl-gamma-glutamyl-phosphate reductase, translating into MKAGIVGATGYGGIELFRILQAHPNIQTITLYSSSQAGEYFEDIYPQMNSGTKHELKDVEPEKMKQEQDVIFLATPAGVSSKLTPQLAGSRAKIIDLSGDLRLKDAESYSRWYKKEPAASNVLQTAVYGLPEWNKEAIRGADVIANPGCYPTATLLGLGPLVKEGLAVPSSIIIDAKSGVSGAGKNPNPVAHFAHAQENFQIYKVNQHQHIPEIEQQLAEWEEDTEPVTFSTHLVPMTKGIMSTIYMTLKQEVTEEQLRSIYRSYYAQEPFVRVREDGTFPCTKDVYGTNYCDIGMTIDPRTKRVTIVSVIDNLMKGAASQAVQNMNLIFNKDESAGLPEFPVYP; encoded by the coding sequence TTGAAAGCAGGAATTGTCGGAGCTACAGGATACGGCGGCATCGAGCTGTTCCGGATTTTACAGGCTCATCCAAATATACAAACAATCACATTGTATTCCTCCTCACAGGCAGGGGAGTATTTTGAAGATATATATCCACAAATGAACAGTGGTACGAAGCACGAATTGAAAGATGTCGAGCCGGAGAAGATGAAGCAAGAACAGGATGTCATCTTTTTAGCGACGCCCGCCGGGGTTTCCAGTAAACTCACTCCCCAGCTTGCCGGCAGCCGTGCGAAAATTATCGATTTATCGGGAGACCTGCGGCTGAAGGATGCGGAAAGCTACTCCCGGTGGTATAAAAAAGAACCTGCTGCCTCAAACGTGCTGCAAACCGCTGTCTATGGCCTGCCGGAATGGAATAAAGAGGCGATTCGCGGGGCGGATGTCATCGCAAACCCTGGATGTTATCCGACAGCCACACTTCTTGGTCTTGGGCCGCTGGTCAAAGAAGGCCTTGCCGTTCCTTCTTCCATCATTATTGATGCGAAGTCCGGCGTATCAGGGGCAGGGAAGAACCCGAACCCTGTTGCTCATTTTGCACATGCACAGGAAAACTTTCAAATATATAAAGTGAATCAGCACCAACACATTCCCGAAATTGAACAGCAGCTTGCTGAGTGGGAAGAAGATACGGAGCCTGTTACGTTCTCTACACATCTCGTTCCAATGACGAAGGGGATTATGTCGACGATCTATATGACTCTCAAACAAGAGGTTACGGAAGAACAACTGCGCTCCATCTACCGTTCCTATTACGCACAGGAGCCGTTCGTGCGTGTCAGGGAAGATGGTACGTTCCCTTGTACGAAGGACGTGTACGGAACGAATTATTGTGATATCGGTATGACGATCGATCCGAGGACGAAGCGGGTAACCATCGTCAGCGTCATCGATAATTTGATGAAAGGCGCAGCAAGTCAGGCGGTACAAAATATGAATCTAATATTCAATAAGGACGAAAGTGCAGGATTACCAGAATTTCCTGTCTATCCTTAA
- a CDS encoding lysine N(6)-hydroxylase/L-ornithine N(5)-oxygenase family protein, translating into MEQQEPIYDLIGIGTGPFNLSLAALLDDIEEVDALFFEQKSAFEWHPGMLIEGTKMQVPFLADLVTMADPTNPYSFLNYISKHDRMYQFYFLQRLDIPRREYNDYCRWVADQLSSCRFGKRVTGIRHVKDNGDTFEVDVLDIETGNSALYRTRNLVMGTGSVPSMPQSFQGLPETDVFHTADFLINKDACLNKKSITVVGSGQSAAETFRDLLQEQRRYGFQLDWITRSPGFSSMEESKLSLEHFSPDYVNYFYSLPQEQKDEIFATQGLYYKGISNHTVNDIYNLLYEYSVGGEEIPVGLQVLTEVRDVHAKADGGYELDCYQYQKGKKYTHETDVIIAATGYKPYVPDFVHYMEDFLVWDDQGRYEVTEDYRLKKNADTPNEIFVHSGISHTHGVGSTNLGLSIYRNKLIINQLTGREVFPLSEKNIFQSFSVQ; encoded by the coding sequence ATGGAACAACAAGAACCTATATATGATTTGATCGGAATCGGAACAGGACCTTTCAACTTGAGCCTTGCCGCTCTTTTGGATGATATAGAGGAAGTGGATGCATTATTCTTTGAACAGAAATCTGCCTTCGAATGGCATCCTGGTATGTTGATCGAGGGAACGAAGATGCAGGTTCCGTTTCTTGCGGATCTGGTTACAATGGCCGACCCGACGAACCCGTACAGCTTCCTGAACTATATCAGCAAGCACGATCGGATGTATCAGTTCTATTTCCTGCAGCGTCTGGACATACCGCGCAGAGAATATAATGATTACTGCCGATGGGTCGCCGATCAGTTGTCATCCTGCCGGTTTGGTAAGCGCGTCACGGGGATCCGTCATGTCAAAGATAACGGGGACACCTTCGAAGTCGATGTTCTCGATATCGAAACAGGTAATTCTGCGCTGTATCGAACCAGGAATCTCGTTATGGGAACAGGCAGCGTTCCATCCATGCCGCAATCTTTCCAAGGACTACCGGAAACGGATGTTTTTCATACGGCAGACTTCCTTATAAACAAAGATGCATGCCTGAATAAGAAATCGATCACAGTGGTCGGATCCGGACAGAGTGCTGCCGAAACGTTCCGCGATCTCCTGCAGGAACAGCGCCGGTACGGCTTCCAGCTGGACTGGATTACGAGATCGCCCGGCTTCTCTTCCATGGAAGAGTCGAAATTGAGTCTGGAACACTTTTCTCCGGACTATGTAAACTACTTTTACAGCCTTCCCCAGGAGCAGAAAGATGAAATTTTTGCTACGCAGGGGTTATACTACAAGGGGATCAGTAATCATACAGTGAATGATATCTATAATTTGCTTTACGAATACTCCGTTGGTGGAGAAGAGATTCCAGTCGGCCTTCAGGTACTTACCGAAGTCCGGGATGTCCATGCAAAAGCAGACGGCGGCTATGAACTAGACTGCTACCAATATCAAAAAGGGAAGAAGTACACGCACGAAACAGATGTCATTATCGCCGCGACCGGGTATAAGCCTTACGTTCCGGATTTCGTTCATTACATGGAGGACTTCCTTGTCTGGGATGATCAAGGCCGTTATGAAGTGACAGAAGATTACAGATTGAAGAAAAATGCAGACACGCCGAATGAAATATTCGTCCACAGCGGTATTTCCCATACGCATGGTGTCGGTTCGACAAACTTGGGGCTGTCCATTTACCGCAATAAGTTAATTATTAATCAGCTGACCGGCCGCGAAGTCTTTCCGCTCAGTGAGAAGAACATTTTTCAATCCTTTTCTGTTCAATAA
- a CDS encoding GNAT family N-acetyltransferase, with the protein MDIELLPVDNREEYKPFLLLADEEVDMVDAYLHEGELTAIRLDSAVVGVCLFVFPDEESVEIKNIAISEAYRGKGIGKHVITKAAQQYKEKGYTSMIVGTSNSSIENLSFYQKAGFRFDHILPDYFLRYPQPFYENGIRGIDMVVFRKSLLD; encoded by the coding sequence ATGGACATAGAATTGCTGCCTGTGGATAACCGAGAAGAATATAAGCCGTTTCTCTTACTGGCAGATGAAGAAGTGGATATGGTGGACGCTTATCTTCATGAAGGAGAGCTGACAGCCATCCGATTGGACTCCGCTGTAGTCGGTGTATGCCTGTTCGTTTTTCCAGATGAAGAATCGGTCGAAATTAAAAATATCGCCATATCAGAAGCTTACAGAGGAAAAGGTATTGGAAAACACGTGATTACAAAAGCCGCTCAACAATATAAGGAAAAAGGGTACACAAGTATGATTGTGGGCACATCAAACTCCAGCATCGAGAACTTGTCCTTTTATCAAAAGGCGGGCTTCCGTTTCGATCATATCCTTCCCGATTACTTCCTTCGTTACCCTCAGCCGTTTTATGAGAACGGCATCCGCGGCATCGATATGGTGGTATTCCGAAAATCGCTGCTTGATTAA
- a CDS encoding cupredoxin domain-containing protein: protein MWMNAWIVNARKIGWIAGAVVIAFAAYFLGSYFWKGAVATSTAPTNEEPRVIQLVTGEFKTTTADGREVEAYRWDPGTIVVEKDEPFQLSMYGVNGEEHPFYIEGTDIKGVVEKGKETVVDLKFKKEGVYRLICTTHADKAASGPMIAYIVVD from the coding sequence ATGTGGATGAATGCGTGGATCGTAAATGCACGGAAGATCGGCTGGATTGCGGGTGCTGTTGTCATTGCCTTCGCTGCATATTTTTTGGGGAGCTATTTCTGGAAAGGAGCCGTAGCTACTTCCACTGCACCGACCAATGAAGAACCCAGGGTCATTCAATTAGTTACCGGTGAATTTAAAACGACGACCGCAGACGGCAGAGAGGTGGAGGCTTACCGTTGGGATCCCGGCACAATTGTCGTCGAGAAGGATGAACCCTTCCAATTGAGTATGTACGGGGTGAATGGGGAGGAACATCCATTCTATATAGAAGGTACGGATATTAAAGGGGTTGTAGAGAAAGGGAAGGAAACAGTCGTCGATTTAAAGTTCAAGAAAGAAGGCGTGTATCGTTTGATCTGCACGACACATGCAGACAAGGCAGCCAGCGGTCCGATGATCGCTTATATTGTTGTGGATTAA
- a CDS encoding vanadium-dependent haloperoxidase has protein sequence MSRHYPSWTEIPYAGTKVPPVVERGVEFEAGEWKTYFIQHSRRHGFKKMDGRPIRLAIKDPDTIDWYEELETVKETLANLTQEQITIAKYWGAGPPSKQWIPIIDRLIDTYGVEAPRAARILGALFSGMNDAFVVCWSLKYKWLVPRPNQLDRHLATVVCTPKHPSYPSGHATVSGAAEIILGYFFPAERRKLNQVAEEDARSRLYAGVHYQADNDQGLRLGRQIGRIVVDELKKDRVNGRPLDRPFTEYKDADLLPHDYVQAIPFEYSQSCDSLLMNGDDESSSGYTEWIDPKLFM, from the coding sequence ATGTCTCGTCACTATCCGAGCTGGACCGAAATACCTTATGCAGGGACGAAGGTGCCGCCTGTTGTAGAACGGGGAGTGGAGTTTGAAGCAGGCGAGTGGAAAACATATTTCATTCAGCATAGTCGAAGGCACGGTTTTAAGAAAATGGATGGGCGTCCCATTCGTCTTGCCATTAAAGATCCGGATACGATCGATTGGTATGAGGAATTAGAAACCGTTAAAGAAACCCTTGCAAACTTGACGCAAGAACAAATTACCATTGCCAAGTACTGGGGAGCTGGTCCGCCTTCCAAACAGTGGATTCCGATCATTGATCGACTCATTGATACGTATGGAGTGGAAGCCCCTCGGGCAGCAAGAATCCTTGGAGCTTTGTTCAGCGGCATGAATGATGCCTTCGTGGTGTGCTGGTCTCTGAAATATAAATGGCTCGTACCCCGGCCGAACCAGTTGGACCGCCATTTAGCTACGGTCGTCTGTACGCCGAAGCATCCGTCGTATCCATCCGGTCACGCTACTGTTTCCGGAGCGGCAGAGATAATTCTCGGCTATTTTTTCCCTGCTGAAAGAAGGAAGCTTAATCAGGTTGCTGAAGAAGATGCACGCTCACGCCTTTATGCGGGTGTACATTATCAGGCAGACAATGACCAGGGGCTCCGGTTGGGCAGACAAATTGGTCGGATCGTTGTCGATGAGTTGAAGAAGGACAGAGTAAATGGGCGTCCCCTCGATCGGCCGTTTACGGAATATAAGGATGCAGATCTTCTCCCGCACGATTATGTGCAGGCTATTCCTTTTGAATACTCCCAATCCTGTGACTCGCTTTTGATGAATGGGGACGATGAATCTTCGTCCGGCTACACGGAGTGGATCGATCCGAAATTATTTATGTAG
- a CDS encoding ABC transporter ATP-binding protein produces MSRRHQGLGTSPPKVDRVWETLQRIWGYMATQKQRFIMVITAILVSSSLSLLGPYLLGKTVDLVIEVPSRDTLVGMLVLLLILYVCQSVFLWLQNYWMIDIAQGSVRRMRNHLFSHVQKLPVLYFQRMQQGELMSRLTNDIENVSRTMNTAVVQFITSVLTLTGTIVLMLWLSPLLTLLTLTIVPVMYFGMKWITKRTGPFFKQQQTDLGEVNGYVEEMFTGQPVVRMFSKEQQVIERFEKKNEALRESGYYAQVYTGFIPKLMNMLNNVSFAIIIGAGGILALNGSISIGVIVAFTTYSRQFTRPLNDLANQFNMILSAVAGAQRVFQVLDEEVEGEVKEEPLESISGDIRFDSVSFAYEEGQPTLVDINFVAEPGETIALVGPTGAGKTTILSLLSRFYDPDAGAIYLDGVDLQRVPRSWLRSRMGVVLQDATMFHLSIRENIRYGRLEATDEEVEAAAKAARAHEFIVNLPEGYETVLDSDGKGVSHGQRQLLSIARAMIADPSLLILDEATSSIDSLTESKINTALQRLMAGRTSFVIAHRLHTIRSADKILVMQHGKIIEQGSHRRLMNQGGFYADLIKAQSPVTEGHHQ; encoded by the coding sequence ATGAGCAGGCGTCATCAAGGATTAGGCACAAGTCCCCCGAAGGTTGACCGTGTGTGGGAGACGCTGCAGAGGATATGGGGATATATGGCGACCCAAAAGCAGCGGTTTATTATGGTGATAACGGCTATTCTGGTCAGTTCTTCCTTGTCACTATTAGGTCCGTATTTACTTGGCAAAACCGTGGACTTAGTGATCGAAGTTCCTTCCCGTGACACACTTGTCGGTATGCTTGTCCTGCTGCTCATACTCTACGTATGTCAATCTGTCTTCCTGTGGCTGCAAAACTACTGGATGATCGATATCGCGCAAGGATCGGTTCGCAGAATGCGGAATCACTTATTCTCCCATGTACAAAAACTTCCGGTTCTGTATTTTCAACGGATGCAGCAAGGAGAGCTGATGAGCCGGTTGACTAATGATATCGAGAATGTGAGCCGAACCATGAACACAGCGGTCGTCCAGTTCATTACCAGTGTTCTTACTTTGACCGGCACTATTGTGCTTATGTTATGGCTGAGTCCTTTGCTGACATTGCTGACTTTGACTATCGTTCCTGTCATGTATTTCGGAATGAAATGGATTACGAAACGGACAGGACCTTTCTTTAAGCAGCAGCAGACAGATCTGGGGGAAGTGAACGGGTATGTGGAAGAGATGTTTACCGGCCAGCCGGTCGTCCGCATGTTTTCCAAGGAGCAGCAGGTAATAGAGCGTTTTGAAAAGAAGAATGAAGCACTCAGGGAATCGGGTTATTATGCACAGGTTTACACAGGATTCATCCCGAAATTAATGAACATGCTGAATAATGTAAGCTTTGCCATTATTATCGGGGCGGGTGGTATCCTTGCGTTGAATGGCAGTATTTCCATTGGTGTGATCGTTGCTTTCACCACTTATTCCCGTCAATTTACCCGTCCACTCAATGACCTTGCTAATCAGTTCAATATGATTTTATCGGCAGTAGCTGGAGCGCAGCGTGTATTTCAAGTGTTGGATGAGGAAGTAGAGGGTGAGGTCAAAGAAGAGCCGCTTGAAAGTATATCTGGTGACATCCGTTTTGATTCTGTGTCCTTCGCTTATGAGGAGGGCCAGCCGACTCTTGTGGATATCAACTTTGTTGCAGAACCTGGAGAGACAATTGCACTTGTCGGTCCGACGGGTGCAGGGAAGACAACGATTCTTTCGCTTCTTTCCAGGTTTTACGACCCGGATGCAGGCGCGATTTATTTGGACGGGGTGGATCTTCAGAGAGTACCCAGAAGTTGGCTGAGGAGCAGAATGGGAGTGGTTCTTCAAGATGCGACCATGTTTCATTTGTCTATCAGGGAAAATATCCGCTACGGCCGCTTGGAGGCTACGGATGAAGAAGTCGAGGCTGCAGCAAAGGCCGCGCGTGCCCATGAGTTCATCGTAAACCTTCCTGAAGGGTACGAGACGGTTCTGGATTCCGATGGAAAAGGAGTGAGTCACGGTCAACGTCAGCTTCTTTCCATCGCCAGGGCGATGATCGCTGATCCCTCCCTGCTCATTTTGGATGAAGCGACAAGTAGTATCGACAGCTTGACCGAAAGTAAAATTAATACGGCGCTACAGCGGCTGATGGCGGGTCGCACAAGTTTTGTCATAGCTCACAGACTTCATACCATCCGTTCGGCCGATAAAATACTCGTTATGCAGCACGGAAAAATTATAGAGCAGGGTAGTCACCGCCGGCTGATGAATCAGGGTGGATTCTACGCGGATTTGATCAAAGCGCAATCTCCTGTAACGGAAGGTCATCACCAGTGA